In Anaerolineales bacterium, one DNA window encodes the following:
- a CDS encoding NAD(P)-dependent alcohol dehydrogenase gives MKAIVYTKFGPPEVLQLQEMEKPIPKVNEVLIKIFATTVVKEDPDMRASPGFNGFLKPRNPILGQELAGEIEAIGRDVTRFKPGDQVFGFDMFGAYAEYKCMPESGALAIKPVNLSYAEAASVPNGALTALPFLRDKGKIQSGQTVLIYGASGSVGAAAIQLAKYYGAKVTGVCSTSNLEWVKSLGVDQVIDYTQEDFTENGKTYDIIFDTVGKCSVSKCKDSLTDEGIFLTTVPTPMGILNAILPAKRRGKKVGFVAAGLRSASEKIKDLVFLIELIEAGKVSPVIDRCYPLEQMSEAHRYVEQGHKKGNVVITVEHNAKI, from the coding sequence TTACACAAAATTTGGTCCGCCCGAGGTTCTTCAACTTCAGGAGATGGAAAAGCCCATTCCGAAAGTGAATGAAGTCCTGATAAAAATATTCGCGACAACCGTCGTAAAAGAAGACCCAGACATGCGGGCTTCCCCGGGATTTAATGGATTCCTGAAGCCCAGAAATCCGATCCTGGGGCAGGAATTGGCTGGGGAGATCGAAGCTATCGGCAGAGATGTGACCCGCTTCAAACCCGGCGACCAGGTATTTGGTTTCGACATGTTTGGCGCGTATGCAGAATACAAATGTATGCCTGAGAGCGGGGCGTTAGCCATCAAGCCGGTCAATCTGAGCTACGCAGAAGCCGCCAGCGTCCCGAATGGGGCATTAACCGCGTTGCCTTTCCTGAGAGATAAAGGCAAGATCCAGAGTGGGCAGACCGTGCTGATTTATGGCGCTTCCGGATCGGTTGGCGCTGCGGCGATACAGCTTGCCAAGTATTACGGGGCTAAGGTGACCGGGGTATGCAGTACATCGAATTTGGAATGGGTCAAATCTTTGGGAGTCGATCAGGTGATCGATTACACCCAGGAGGATTTTACCGAAAACGGCAAGACCTATGACATTATTTTTGACACGGTAGGCAAATGTTCGGTTTCAAAGTGCAAAGACTCGTTGACGGATGAAGGCATTTTTCTGACAACAGTCCCAACGCCGATGGGGATACTGAACGCGATATTGCCTGCCAAACGCAGAGGCAAAAAAGTTGGATTTGTGGCGGCAGGATTGAGGTCCGCAAGTGAAAAGATCAAAGACCTTGTCTTCCTCATCGAGTTGATTGAGGCGGGGAAGGTCAGTCCGGTCATCGATAGGTGCTACCCATTGGAACAGATGTCCGAGGCGCACAGGTATGTGGAACAGGGACACAAAAAGGGAAACGTCGTCATTACAGTAGAACATAATGCCAAAATCTGA
- a CDS encoding DUF333 domain-containing protein has product MKRIIIFTIILMALTACASPQTQAGLPNPASVYCEQNGNKLEIRTAPDGSQSGVCIFPDGSVCDEWAYYRGECGPAVAEATVDASGGDAGGTNPGSSMPPGATEEIVDWWGVIKSTEPGAQYDDYFERQDLGQIIYFGIDSMDPAVKSQIEALRDSGKVVHIYGTLVSNVPDYNSSQILVDRIEVEE; this is encoded by the coding sequence ATGAAAAGGATCATTATATTCACAATCATTTTGATGGCGCTGACAGCCTGCGCGTCGCCCCAGACTCAGGCGGGGTTGCCAAATCCCGCCTCGGTCTATTGTGAGCAGAACGGGAACAAACTCGAAATTCGCACCGCGCCCGATGGCAGTCAAAGCGGAGTATGCATCTTTCCCGATGGAAGCGTCTGTGACGAGTGGGCTTATTACCGCGGAGAGTGTGGTCCCGCTGTCGCTGAGGCAACCGTAGACGCCAGTGGAGGCGATGCAGGAGGAACCAACCCGGGCAGTTCCATGCCGCCCGGCGCAACGGAAGAGATCGTAGACTGGTGGGGCGTCATCAAGAGTACAGAGCCCGGCGCGCAGTATGATGATTACTTCGAGCGGCAGGACTTGGGACAGATCATCTACTTTGGTATCGATTCAATGGACCCGGCGGTAAAGTCCCAGATCGAGGCGTTGCGTGACAGCGGCAAGGTTGTCCATATTTATGGAACATTAGTGAGCAACGTGCCTGACTACAACAGCTCGCAGATTCTCGTAGATCGCATCGAGGTTGAAGAGTGA